CCGTGCGGGGCCCGCTGCTCACGCCTGTTGCTGCCATGGGCCGTCCAGTCGCCGTTCGATGAGGCGGCGCAGCGCGACGTGCACGTGCTGCTCGGCGAGGTCGCGTGCCAGCTCCCCGTTGCCGGACGCCACGGCGTCCAGCAGCGCGCGGTGCTGGGCGTCCGCCTCGCGATGGGCCTCGGGTTGGTTGAACGCGAGACAGAGTAGCGGGCCGATCTCCGTCTGAAAACGGATCTCCTCGCGGGTCAGCCGCGCGGACTGCGCGGCCGCCGCGATCTCCACATGCAGGCGTCCGTCGATCCGGCCGCGGGCGGCCGGGTCCTCGGCCCGGGCGAAGTCGAGCAGGGAGCGGCGCGGGGCCTCCAGGTCGGGGGCGTCCGCGCGTTCCGCCGCGAGGCGGGCGGTGCCGCCCGCGAGCGCGGCCCAGTGGTCGGCGAGGTCGCGCAGTTCCTCCGTGGTGTGGGCCAGCAGTCGCGCGCGCAGGCGCTCGTCGAGGGTGTCGGCGGGCGCGCAGACGAAGGTGCCGCCGCCGCGACCGCGACGGGTCGTCACCAGGCCCTGGTGCCGCAGCACCACGAGCGCCTCGCGGAGGGTGACCGTGGCGACGCCGAGCTGGGCGGAGAGCTCACTCTCGCCCGGCAGTTGCTCGCCGTCGCCGAGCAGGCCCAGCGTGATCGCGTCGCCGAGGCGCCGGACCACCGCGTCGACGCGGGGCTCGGCCGCGAGGGACGCGAAGACCGCACGGCGGGCGGCACTCGAGAGCGGCAGCGGCTTCACGGGGGCCATCCCATCACACGCGATCACGAATCGAACTCATAGCCGGCCACCCATTGCCATATGACCTATGGATTCATATGTTTTGGCCCCACGGCTCAGCACAGCGCACACCCCACAGCCCCCACAGCTCCCCCGAAAGGTTCCCGTCCATGAGTGACGTCGTGTCACAGGACCAGGACGCCGCGGACGCCGCGCAACTCGCGGCGCTCGGCTACCAGCCCAGACTCACCCGGGCGCTCGGCCTCTGGTCCAACTTCGCGGTCGGCTTCACCTACCTCTCCCCGCTCGTCGGCGTCTACTCCGTCTTCGACTACGGTCTGGCCACCGGCGGTCCGGCCTTCTTCTGGACCATCCCGGTCGTCCTGCTCGGGCAGGGCCTG
This genomic interval from Streptacidiphilus rugosus AM-16 contains the following:
- a CDS encoding FadR/GntR family transcriptional regulator, yielding MAPVKPLPLSSAARRAVFASLAAEPRVDAVVRRLGDAITLGLLGDGEQLPGESELSAQLGVATVTLREALVVLRHQGLVTTRRGRGGGTFVCAPADTLDERLRARLLAHTTEELRDLADHWAALAGGTARLAAERADAPDLEAPRRSLLDFARAEDPAARGRIDGRLHVEIAAAAQSARLTREEIRFQTEIGPLLCLAFNQPEAHREADAQHRALLDAVASGNGELARDLAEQHVHVALRRLIERRLDGPWQQQA